The following coding sequences are from one Halobacteriovorax sp. JY17 window:
- a CDS encoding mechanosensitive ion channel domain-containing protein encodes MDTNIGNLVFDFFKVDKIFLFIFLIALIVLFIRLVNLWSEKFQEKLSGRRLLILQITTVFSFATYLIGTLGAFYFVFRPSKELLLTVGGSAAVAFGFALKDLVGSVIAGFILLFDRPFQVGDRVTYGDSYGEIKSIGLRSVKLQTLNDDTVTIPNSKFLTDTVASGNSGALDMMIVTPFYISIHEDLDRVRQLLHEVVITSRFVFLEKPVTIIFEEMPLSNDFVIKVNVKAYVLDVKFEKAFLTDITIRGSKILREFNIKRPNSTNLSEV; translated from the coding sequence ATGGATACTAATATTGGTAATTTAGTTTTTGACTTCTTTAAAGTAGATAAGATCTTTCTATTTATATTTCTTATTGCTCTTATTGTGCTCTTTATTCGACTTGTAAATTTATGGTCTGAAAAATTTCAAGAGAAACTCTCAGGGAGAAGACTCCTTATTCTCCAAATTACGACAGTCTTCTCCTTTGCAACGTACCTGATTGGAACGCTTGGGGCCTTCTACTTTGTTTTTAGACCTTCTAAGGAGTTACTACTCACAGTTGGTGGTTCAGCTGCTGTTGCCTTTGGTTTTGCTTTGAAAGACTTAGTGGGCTCTGTTATCGCAGGCTTTATTCTCCTCTTTGATAGACCTTTTCAGGTTGGTGATAGAGTGACCTATGGAGATAGTTACGGAGAAATTAAGAGTATCGGATTAAGATCAGTAAAGTTACAAACATTGAATGATGATACTGTAACAATTCCCAATTCAAAATTTCTAACTGACACAGTTGCAAGTGGAAATAGTGGAGCGCTTGATATGATGATTGTGACACCATTCTATATTTCAATACATGAAGATTTGGACCGGGTGAGACAGCTTCTTCATGAAGTTGTAATTACGAGTCGTTTTGTCTTTCTTGAAAAGCCTGTCACTATTATTTTTGAAGAGATGCCACTTTCAAATGATTTCGTCATTAAAGTAAATGTAAAGGCCTACGTCTTAGATGTGAAATTTGAAAAAGCCTTCCTTACAGATATAACGATTAGAGGAAGTAAGATTCTTAGAGAATTTAATATTAAGAGACCTAATTCCACTAATCTAAGTGAAGTATAA